A region of Paenibacillus sp. JNUCC-31 DNA encodes the following proteins:
- a CDS encoding IS110 family RNA-guided transposase codes for MRQRCLENKTENVERLIQECVGRSHSKRWIAEKTERLRELMEGWNRQRRSQSQTVALASMVVLLLEFDKQLSHLEQQMEALAMELPEVGLVKSIPGIGGKLAAAIVAELGNASQFQDAKQLVAYAGLDPGIYSSGKFTATSSRITKRGSKRLRRALYLAVQCGIRKADNRRLKEYYDKKRKEGKPYKVVVIACANKLLHHVYAILKKGEPYTH; via the coding sequence ATGCGACAACGATGCTTGGAGAATAAGACTGAGAATGTGGAACGTCTAATTCAGGAATGTGTGGGTAGATCTCATTCGAAGCGATGGATTGCAGAAAAAACGGAACGATTGAGGGAACTTATGGAAGGCTGGAACAGACAAAGAAGAAGCCAATCTCAAACCGTAGCACTGGCCAGCATGGTCGTGTTGCTGCTGGAGTTTGACAAGCAGTTAAGCCATTTGGAACAGCAGATGGAAGCACTGGCGATGGAACTGCCCGAAGTAGGTTTGGTTAAAAGCATACCAGGCATAGGAGGCAAACTAGCCGCTGCCATCGTGGCGGAACTCGGGAATGCAAGTCAATTCCAGGATGCGAAGCAGCTCGTCGCGTATGCAGGGTTGGATCCAGGGATTTACAGCTCAGGGAAGTTTACAGCGACAAGCAGCCGGATTACGAAGCGCGGCTCCAAGAGGCTTCGACGAGCGTTATATCTGGCCGTACAGTGCGGAATTCGAAAAGCAGACAACCGAAGGTTAAAAGAGTATTACGACAAGAAAAGAAAAGAGGGCAAGCCTTACAAGGTGGTCGTGATCGCTTGCGCCAACAAGCTTCTCCATCACGTATACGCCATCTTGAAAAAGGGCGAGCCCTATACACATTAA
- a CDS encoding IS110 family transposase, protein MQPVVGIDVAKGCSVIQAFKKRNDPYGRMETLQHGEEGFERLGEVLSILRETSGVEPVVVFEATGHYHRGLAGYLKRSGWIHYIINPLQAKRSKGTQLRKVKTDAADAWHLAEMYYRGDVKAHREWEESYSELQHLTRQHEFVTAMYVQAKLNSRALLEQVFPDFIGVFCNLYATTMLGE, encoded by the coding sequence ATGCAACCCGTTGTTGGAATTGATGTGGCGAAAGGATGTAGTGTTATTCAGGCCTTCAAAAAGCGTAACGATCCATATGGAAGGATGGAGACCCTTCAGCATGGTGAGGAAGGTTTCGAGCGGCTAGGGGAAGTGCTCAGCATACTGAGAGAGACAAGTGGTGTGGAGCCTGTCGTTGTCTTCGAGGCAACCGGACATTATCATCGAGGTTTGGCAGGATATCTGAAACGTAGCGGATGGATTCACTACATCATCAATCCTTTGCAAGCGAAGCGATCCAAAGGCACACAACTTCGAAAAGTGAAAACCGATGCAGCAGATGCCTGGCATTTGGCCGAGATGTATTACCGTGGGGATGTTAAAGCGCATCGCGAGTGGGAAGAGTCCTACAGTGAGCTTCAGCACTTGACTAGGCAGCATGAGTTTGTGACCGCTATGTATGTGCAGGCGAAGCTAAACAGCAGAGCATTGCTTGAGCAGGTGTTTCCTGATTTCATCGGAGTCTTTTGCAACTTGTATGCGACAACGATGCTTGGAGAATAA
- a CDS encoding glycosylhydrolase-like jelly roll fold domain-containing protein, with protein MTNRLMEVLKGEEHNYILPFLWQHGEDEQVIREEMARVDEAGIGAVCVEARPHPDFLGPKWWTDMDIIMDEARKRGMKVWLLDDDHFPTGHAAGKIQEAPEELHRLFLGERYIDTLGPAKGASFLLDTLLMTGLRPTISDRHHAKGKNNLVSAVAVRRDPSNGTLLSDCVNITEHVQDGILYWDIPEGYWRIFIISANKEGGSKAQEDYLNPLDRASVGILINTVYERVYERYQADFGKTFAGFFSDEPGFYNDPVTFDFNSRPGKPGVSLPWSLEMPALLEQALGEDYRKDLYLLWQNGGERSATVRYTYMNIVSKLYADNFCNQIGDWCRARGVEYIGHVLEDNNVHARLGPGAGHFFRSLWGQDMSGLDVVLWQIVPGFDQLSFRTTSGETDSLFFHYGLAKLAVSLGHMDPKKQGRTMCELYGAYGWTEGLKLMKWLTDHMLVRGVNYFVPHAFTQKTFLDPDCPPHMYAGGKNPQYRYYKHLNLYMNRISHLISGGRHVATAGVVYHAEAEWSGEAMYFQEPVKELMQHQIDCDILPIDVLLDRARVMDGRLHVHLEDYACLILPYADALPAALLQRLVQFAEQGLAIYFVDGLPTRSSEGIEVAGELSYLANHRNVKKVELNKLSQDLMSTGYFDIQVHSYESYLRHYHYVHPDLDVFMFFNESPHDMIRTEVVLPVQGEIYTYDAFRNRLIHLTTSDTHPKSVQLMLYPYESIILLHGDNLDSHAIGPVDIEFNQTIDLQAKWTVSTADAEQYPYFVEWGQLNTLTNMCSPGYLPQFSGTFRYETQFEWNESVNQAILDLGEVFETAEVWLNGEHVGVRICPPYRFEIHGKLKKGGNKLIIEVTNTLVKDQRDFLSSFAQQEPSGLIGPIQLNRFEKLL; from the coding sequence ATGACAAATCGGTTAATGGAAGTTCTCAAGGGTGAGGAACATAATTATATCCTCCCATTTCTGTGGCAGCATGGGGAGGATGAGCAGGTGATCCGGGAAGAGATGGCCCGTGTGGATGAGGCAGGCATCGGTGCTGTGTGTGTTGAGGCTCGTCCGCATCCTGATTTTCTGGGACCGAAATGGTGGACAGACATGGACATTATTATGGATGAAGCCCGTAAGCGGGGGATGAAGGTATGGCTGCTGGATGACGATCATTTTCCTACGGGGCATGCGGCAGGCAAAATACAGGAAGCTCCGGAAGAGCTTCACCGCTTGTTTCTGGGTGAGCGCTATATTGATACTCTGGGTCCTGCAAAAGGTGCCTCTTTTTTGCTGGATACATTGCTGATGACTGGGCTTCGGCCTACAATATCGGATCGTCATCATGCAAAAGGGAAAAACAACCTGGTTTCCGCTGTTGCAGTCCGCCGGGATCCGTCCAATGGAACATTACTGAGCGACTGCGTCAATATCACTGAACATGTACAGGACGGTATTCTGTATTGGGACATCCCCGAAGGATACTGGCGCATATTTATAATTTCTGCCAATAAGGAGGGTGGCAGCAAAGCGCAGGAAGATTATCTCAACCCGCTAGACCGGGCTTCGGTTGGCATTCTGATCAATACGGTTTATGAGAGGGTCTATGAACGATATCAGGCGGATTTCGGTAAAACCTTTGCGGGCTTCTTTTCGGACGAACCTGGATTCTATAATGATCCGGTCACCTTCGACTTCAATTCAAGACCCGGCAAACCAGGGGTGTCGCTTCCCTGGAGCCTTGAAATGCCTGCTTTGCTGGAGCAGGCCCTCGGTGAGGACTATCGTAAGGATCTTTATCTTCTCTGGCAGAATGGGGGAGAGCGATCTGCTACCGTGCGGTACACTTATATGAATATCGTTAGCAAGCTCTACGCAGATAACTTCTGCAATCAAATCGGGGATTGGTGCAGAGCTCGCGGAGTTGAGTATATCGGACATGTCCTTGAAGACAACAATGTTCATGCCAGGCTTGGTCCCGGTGCAGGTCACTTCTTCCGCTCACTCTGGGGACAGGATATGTCGGGCCTTGATGTGGTGTTATGGCAGATCGTGCCTGGCTTTGACCAATTGAGTTTCCGCACCACGTCAGGGGAGACGGACAGTCTGTTCTTCCACTATGGCCTGGCGAAGCTGGCCGTATCGCTCGGGCACATGGATCCGAAAAAACAAGGCCGGACGATGTGCGAATTGTATGGTGCCTATGGCTGGACGGAGGGCTTGAAGTTGATGAAGTGGCTTACCGACCATATGCTGGTGCGTGGAGTTAACTACTTCGTCCCGCATGCTTTTACACAGAAAACCTTCCTGGATCCCGATTGTCCACCGCATATGTATGCAGGCGGTAAAAATCCGCAGTATCGATACTACAAACATCTAAATCTATATATGAACCGAATTAGCCACCTGATTTCAGGTGGAAGGCACGTGGCAACTGCAGGTGTTGTGTATCACGCTGAAGCCGAGTGGTCAGGGGAAGCCATGTATTTTCAGGAGCCCGTCAAGGAATTGATGCAGCATCAGATAGACTGCGATATTCTTCCGATCGATGTTCTTCTGGACAGAGCGCGTGTGATGGATGGCAGACTGCATGTGCATCTGGAAGATTATGCATGCCTGATCCTGCCTTATGCGGATGCGCTTCCTGCGGCGCTGCTGCAGCGTTTGGTTCAGTTTGCGGAACAGGGTCTGGCCATTTATTTTGTTGACGGACTGCCCACACGTTCCAGCGAAGGCATTGAAGTTGCTGGTGAGCTATCATATCTTGCGAATCATAGGAACGTTAAGAAGGTAGAGCTGAACAAGTTGTCTCAGGATCTGATGAGCACTGGGTATTTCGATATTCAAGTGCATTCGTATGAATCTTATCTGCGGCATTACCACTATGTTCATCCTGATTTGGATGTGTTTATGTTCTTCAACGAGAGTCCGCATGACATGATACGTACAGAGGTTGTTTTACCTGTACAAGGCGAGATCTATACCTATGATGCTTTCCGGAATCGCTTGATCCACTTGACTACATCAGACACTCATCCGAAGTCGGTGCAGCTGATGCTGTATCCTTATGAATCCATCATTCTGCTTCATGGAGATAACTTGGATAGTCATGCAATAGGTCCAGTGGATATAGAGTTCAACCAGACCATTGATCTACAAGCCAAGTGGACGGTGTCAACGGCGGACGCTGAACAGTATCCATATTTTGTGGAGTGGGGCCAATTAAATACGTTAACCAATATGTGCTCGCCCGGTTATCTTCCGCAATTTTCCGGAACGTTTCGTTATGAAACACAATTTGAATGGAACGAATCCGTTAACCAAGCGATTTTAGATCTGGGCGAAGTGTTCGAAACGGCAGAAGTATGGTTAAACGGTGAGCATGTAGGAGTGCGGATCTGTCCGCCTTATCGATTCGAAATCCATGGGAAGTTAAAGAAAGGGGGGAATAAACTAATTATTGAGGTTACAAATACGTTGGTAAAAGATCAGCGAGATTTCTTGTCCTCTTTTGCCCAACAGGAACCAAGTGGACTTATTGGACCCATTCAGTTGAATAGGTTTGAAAAGTTGCTTTAA
- a CDS encoding type 2 periplasmic-binding domain-containing protein, translating into MILKKMGLMMAAGVLAISTITGCNSSSTGDSSAAGQTSANEDGTVDIEVWGTNIGYKPITKGSQLYEFYKEKLGVGVIHPYVEWNGGTNYLNQLNLKIAANEMPDLFIPQQGIEDSLAKNGAIADLTDLLPKYAPNVWEAIPQEMWDVVKANDPTGQGRIYYIPGVVEYGRYAGMIRQDWLDQLGLKMPKTQDEYVKVLEAFRDKDPNGNGQKDELPTGGREQARWMDHLFAMYGVAMFEGYPEWDIYDGELTYSAVTPNMRAALEFAAKLYKEGLIDKESLLNTKDKWDGKIQSDKVGNYFHWVEHGNLILENLEKNTGVKANFTVLPVPEVEGYEGFYTMKRFAPPQWVIKKNKDENKLMATLKLLNNMYDKKNWKDLFLGVEGMHYEMKDGKAVKLPDDKSSQENQLLNPYSTLATLDFTIDLFNSTSSEDSKWAIDQVTRNMQEAQKYAKVIAGDGMPASVYDSFPDINNRTLYVEYATKIILGQYPISKFDEFVDKWNTSGGEEVTKRAREWYAKVQK; encoded by the coding sequence ATGATTCTGAAAAAGATGGGTTTAATGATGGCTGCAGGTGTTCTTGCGATAAGCACAATAACCGGCTGTAATTCATCCTCTACGGGTGATTCCTCCGCAGCTGGCCAGACTTCGGCCAATGAGGATGGAACAGTCGATATCGAAGTATGGGGAACGAACATCGGTTATAAACCAATTACCAAGGGCAGCCAGTTGTATGAGTTTTATAAGGAAAAGCTTGGCGTGGGTGTAATTCATCCGTATGTGGAATGGAACGGAGGCACCAACTATCTGAACCAACTGAACCTGAAAATTGCTGCCAATGAAATGCCTGACTTGTTCATCCCTCAGCAGGGCATTGAAGACAGCTTGGCTAAAAATGGTGCCATTGCCGACCTGACCGACCTGCTGCCTAAATATGCGCCAAATGTATGGGAAGCCATCCCGCAGGAGATGTGGGATGTTGTCAAGGCGAACGATCCTACAGGTCAGGGTAGAATCTACTACATTCCTGGGGTTGTGGAATACGGAAGATACGCGGGCATGATCCGCCAGGATTGGCTCGATCAACTGGGTCTGAAGATGCCGAAGACTCAGGATGAATACGTTAAGGTGCTCGAAGCATTTCGGGATAAGGATCCTAACGGCAACGGCCAGAAGGATGAGCTTCCTACCGGTGGCAGGGAGCAGGCCCGGTGGATGGACCATCTGTTTGCCATGTACGGGGTAGCGATGTTTGAAGGCTATCCGGAGTGGGATATATACGACGGCGAGCTGACTTATTCCGCAGTGACTCCGAATATGAGGGCAGCTCTGGAATTCGCGGCTAAGCTGTATAAGGAAGGTTTAATCGACAAGGAATCACTTTTGAACACGAAGGATAAGTGGGATGGCAAAATTCAGTCTGACAAGGTAGGGAACTATTTTCACTGGGTCGAGCATGGCAATTTGATTTTGGAGAACCTGGAGAAGAACACAGGCGTGAAGGCTAACTTTACGGTGCTCCCTGTACCGGAAGTCGAAGGATATGAAGGTTTTTACACAATGAAGAGATTTGCACCTCCGCAGTGGGTCATCAAGAAAAACAAGGATGAGAACAAGCTGATGGCCACCTTGAAGCTGCTGAACAATATGTATGACAAAAAGAACTGGAAGGATCTGTTCCTGGGCGTGGAAGGCATGCACTATGAGATGAAAGACGGCAAAGCCGTTAAACTTCCCGATGACAAGAGCAGTCAGGAAAATCAACTTTTGAATCCGTATTCGACTTTGGCGACACTTGATTTTACGATCGACCTCTTTAACAGTACTTCTTCAGAAGATAGTAAATGGGCGATCGACCAGGTGACCCGTAATATGCAGGAAGCCCAGAAATACGCGAAAGTCATTGCCGGTGACGGGATGCCAGCCAGCGTGTACGACAGCTTCCCGGACATCAATAATCGAACGCTATACGTGGAATACGCCACGAAAATCATTCTGGGACAGTACCCAATCAGCAAGTTTGATGAGTTTGTAGATAAATGGAATACATCGGGCGGGGAAGAGGTGACCAAGCGCGCAAGAGAGTGGTACGCCAAGGTACAGAAATAA
- a CDS encoding carbohydrate ABC transporter permease translates to MVEARRERAFVTGVTIFLILFSIAAIIPLLSVISTSFSSKSVVDMNLVTLWPKEFTLDSWKYIIDRPDLWRSFFLTVGTTVIGTVLALLMTALFAYPLSKSEFRWGSVIMVCVVIAMIFKAPIVPYFLTVRSIGLYDNPLVLILPHILNPFNLIIMRTFFKQFPKELEEAAFLEGCGYFRMLFHFVLPLSKAVMATLALFYGVVLWNQFQHPLFFLQDTNWFPLQIKIRQFITDDSVMMAGAASTVDLNYNERTLRAATVIFAIIPIIIVYPFLQKYFVKGAMLGSVKG, encoded by the coding sequence ATGGTTGAAGCGAGAAGAGAACGAGCATTTGTTACCGGGGTTACCATTTTTCTCATCCTGTTTTCCATTGCGGCCATTATTCCGCTATTGTCTGTAATTTCCACCTCATTCAGTTCCAAAAGCGTCGTGGACATGAACCTGGTGACACTGTGGCCAAAGGAATTTACGCTAGATTCATGGAAATACATCATTGATCGTCCGGATCTATGGAGGTCCTTCTTTCTGACAGTAGGTACGACCGTGATAGGAACGGTACTAGCTCTACTGATGACAGCCTTGTTCGCGTATCCACTGTCGAAGTCAGAGTTTCGATGGGGCTCCGTAATTATGGTATGCGTTGTGATTGCAATGATTTTCAAAGCGCCGATCGTTCCGTATTTCCTCACGGTCCGCAGTATTGGACTCTATGATAATCCACTGGTCCTGATCTTACCGCATATTCTGAATCCATTTAATTTGATCATCATGAGAACCTTCTTCAAACAATTTCCCAAAGAGCTGGAGGAAGCAGCCTTTCTTGAAGGCTGTGGCTATTTCCGAATGCTGTTCCATTTCGTTCTTCCCTTGTCCAAAGCTGTAATGGCAACCCTTGCCTTATTTTATGGTGTGGTGTTGTGGAATCAGTTTCAGCATCCTTTATTTTTTCTTCAGGATACCAACTGGTTTCCGCTGCAGATCAAGATTAGACAGTTTATCACCGACGATAGCGTTATGATGGCAGGTGCTGCTTCAACGGTGGATCTGAATTACAATGAGCGGACATTGAGAGCAGCAACCGTCATTTTTGCGATCATTCCGATCATCATTGTGTATCCTTTCCTGCAAAAGTATTTTGTCAAAGGGGCCATGCTTGGCTCTGTGAAGGGCTGA
- a CDS encoding ABC transporter permease, translating to MKAFAFHRMKVYWPLYVMAIPGIVFLIVFKFVPLGGAIIAFKDYSVFQGFGDSPWVGLKHFKTLIEHPDFARVFGNTLMLGFLKLVLVFPVPVLLALMINEIRKSALKKGIQTALYIPHFLSWVIVGGILFDFFSLSGLFNIVIGWFGLDPVLAMQESDYFRPIYAISSIWRDAGWGTVVYMAAISAIDPQLYESAMIDGASKLRQIRHITFPLLLPTVLVLFLLEIGNFLDLGFDQVFNMLTPMTYSVGDILDTYVFRTGIQQGQYSFATAVGLFQSVIGFILVFVFNKLSKKVSDGGLW from the coding sequence TTGAAAGCTTTTGCGTTTCATCGAATGAAAGTGTATTGGCCACTATACGTGATGGCTATTCCGGGTATCGTTTTTCTCATTGTGTTTAAATTTGTCCCGCTGGGCGGTGCAATCATTGCTTTCAAGGATTACTCGGTATTTCAAGGGTTCGGGGACAGTCCGTGGGTAGGACTCAAACATTTTAAGACCTTAATCGAACATCCCGATTTTGCGAGGGTATTTGGAAATACGCTAATGCTCGGATTTTTGAAACTGGTGTTGGTTTTTCCGGTGCCTGTATTACTGGCTCTGATGATTAACGAGATTCGCAAATCGGCGTTGAAAAAAGGAATTCAAACGGCACTGTATATCCCTCATTTTTTATCATGGGTTATCGTGGGCGGAATTTTGTTCGATTTCTTTTCTTTAAGCGGATTGTTTAATATCGTAATCGGATGGTTTGGTCTGGATCCTGTACTGGCCATGCAGGAGAGTGACTATTTCAGACCCATCTATGCCATCTCGTCCATCTGGAGAGACGCCGGGTGGGGAACTGTGGTGTATATGGCAGCAATTAGCGCGATCGACCCGCAACTCTACGAATCAGCAATGATTGATGGAGCATCAAAACTAAGGCAGATTCGTCATATCACGTTCCCGCTGCTCTTACCAACCGTGCTTGTGCTTTTCCTGCTCGAAATCGGTAACTTCCTGGATCTCGGATTTGATCAGGTATTTAATATGCTCACCCCAATGACGTACAGTGTGGGAGATATTTTGGATACGTACGTGTTCCGGACCGGTATTCAGCAAGGGCAGTATAGTTTCGCGACAGCGGTCGGATTATTTCAGTCGGTAATTGGCTTTATCCTGGTATTTGTATTTAATAAACTGTCCAAAAAAGTGTCGGATGGGGGGCTTTGGTGA